The following nucleotide sequence is from Paeniglutamicibacter kerguelensis.
GCGCAGGCCCAGCGAGCGCTTCTTGGCGATCTTGATGAAGTCGTCAAGGAAGCCGACCAGGCCCATGCCCGCGAAGAGCAGCAGCGCCAGCAGGCCGCTGGCCGTGACGCCGGAGGTGGCCCGCCCCATGAGGGTCAGGATGCCGTGCGTGAGGAAGTAGCTCAGGATCACGGCCAGCACGATGATGACGCCGCCCATGGTCGGGGTGCCCGACTTGATGGCGTGGCTGGTCGGCCCGTCGTCGCGGACCACCTGTCCGTACTGCTTCTTGGTCAGCAAGCGGATGAAAATGGGCATCGTGGCCATGGTAAAGACCAGGGAAATGCCGGCTCCCATGATTAGGGCAATCACTGCGCCGAGCCCTCCTTTGCGGTGCGGACACCGTTGTTGGTTTCTGCGATCTGGTCGCCCAGGTGGCGCAGTCCGGAACCGTTTGACGACTTGAAAAGCACGATGTCGCCCGGGAGCAGGTTGTCGTTGAGGATCTCGGCGGCGGCGTCGGCGTCTTCGGCGAAGTACGCCTCGTCGCCCCAGCTGCCCTCGAGGACCGCCGAGTTGTAGGCGGCCTTGGCGCCGCGCCCCACAACCAGCAGCTTCTTGATGTTCATGCGGACCGCCGCGCGGCCCAGCAGGTCGTGCTCGTGGATCGAGTCGCTGCCGAGTTCGAGCATTTCACCCAGCACGGCCCAAGTCCGGCGAGCGACGCCCGACTCGTTGGGCAGGCCGAGTTCGGCGAGGGTGACGAGGGCGGCACGCATCGAATCCGGGTTGGCGTTGTAGGCATCGTTGATGATGCTCACGCCGTCGGCACGTTCGGTGCGTTCCATGCGCCAGCGGCTGGCAGGGCCGAGGCCCTGCAGCGTTGCGGCGATCTGCGCGCCCTCGACGCCGAGGTACTCGGCAACGGCGGCCGCGGCAAGGATGTTGGTGATGTGGTGGCGTCCGATCAGGCCCGAGCGCACGGGGAATTGCGACCCGTCGCGCAGCACCAGCGTGAAGACCGGATGCCCGTTGGCGTCGACCTCCGCATCGCGTGCCCACACGCCCACGGCGGTCGCATCCGCGTTGCGCTGCACACCGAAGTTCAACACCGGCGCGATCGTGCGCAAAGCCATGGCGGCGACCAGCGGATCGTCAAGGTTCAGCACGGCGAGGCCGTCGGCGGGCAGGGATTCGACCATCTCGCCCTTGGCGATCGCGATGTTCTCGACGCCGCCGAACTCGCCGGCGTGTGCCGAACCGACGCCCAGCACCACCCCGACCTCGGGGTGGACCAGATCGGTCAAGTAGTTGATGTGCCCCACGCCGGTGGCGCCCATCTCGACCACGAGGAACCTGGTGTCCTCGGTGGCGCGGAAAACCGTCAGCGGAACGCCGACCTCGCCATTGTAGGAACCGACCGGCGCCACGGTGGGACCGGCGGTGGCCAGCAGTTCGGCCAGTAGGTCCTTCGTCGTGGTCTTGCCCGCGGAACCGGTGATGCCGACGACCCGCAGGCCGTTGCGTTCCTTGAGCCGGGCGACGATGGCCGCGGCGATTTGGCCCATGGCGATGACGGCATCGGGCACGATGACGGCCGGGTGCACCGAGCCGTCGGGCGCGGTGGTTTCGCGCTCGGCCAGGGCCAGCAGCGCACCGCGGTCCATCGCGGCCTGCACAAAGTGGTGGCCGTCGGAGGCTTCGCCGGGTTTGGCCACAAAGAGCCAACCCTCGTTGCACTCTCGCGAGTCGGTGGTGACCCCGCGGACCTGGTGGTCGGCAGAGGCCGTGGAAGTGAGTCGCCCGCCCGTGATTTCGGCGATTTCGGCGGAAAGAAGATCAATCATGACAGGTAGGACTTTACCCTTCGTCCTTGGAATCAAAGGAATCGGCGCCTTGGCCCAGCGGACGGAATCCGTTGAGCAGCAGTGCCCGGCGAAGCTCTTCGCGGTCGTCGAGTTCCAGGTTGATGCCCATGACTTCCTGGAAGACCTCGTGCCCGCGGCCGGCCACCAAAATGGTGTCGTCTTCCGTTGCCATGGCCACCGCAGCGGCAATCGCCTCGGCCCGAGGGTAGACCTCGAGCGCCTGGCTGGACAGCCCCTTGGCGGCGATTTCGCCGCGGGCACCGGCCAAGATCGCCGCACGGATGGGTGCTGCTTCCTCGCCATGGGGATCGTCGTCTGTGACAATCACGACGTCGGCGTGGGTCGCGGCCACGGCACCCATGATCGGCCGCTTGGTTGCGTCGCGCTCCCCCGTGGCCCCGAAGACCACAATCACGCGGGAACCGGGAACCGGTGAACGAACGGAGCCCAGCGCGCGCGCCAGGGCGTCCGCATTGTGGGCAAAATCAACAATCGCCGCGGGCCGCTCGGCGATGACCTGCATGCGTCCGGGCACCTCGACGGTGAGCGGGTTCGAGGCGTCCAGCGCAGCCTGCAGCTCGGCCAGCGGCACGTCGGAGGCAAGCACCATGAGCACGGCCAATGCCGCGTTGGAGACGTTGAAGTCCCCCGGCAGGCCCGTGTTCAGGCGCAGCACCTGCGATTTGGGGCCGTGGAGTTCGAAGCTGTGCCCCAGGCCCAACGGGGCGATGTTGGTGATGACCCAGTCGGCGTCGACGTTGGCGGCATCCGAGGCCAGCGTCCACACGGCGGCCGTGGCCTGCTCGGCCATGGCAACGCCCCACCGATCGTCGATGGTGATCACTGCGCGGTCGCTGCGTTCAAGGTCGAAGAGGGCGGCCTTGGTCTCGAAGTAGTCCTCCATCGACCCGTGCAGGTCCAGGTGGTCCTGGGTCAGGTTGGTGAACCCGGCCACCGCGAAGCGCAGGCCGTCGACGCGCTTGTAGGACAGCGAATGCGAGGAAACTTCCATGGCCGCCGCGTTGACGCCCATTTCGCCCATGCGGGCCATCAGGCCATGCAGCTGCGGAGCCTCCGGCGTGGTGAGGATGCTGGGGATCGGCGTATCGCCCGCAGCGATCTCGATGGTGCCCACCAGACCGGTTTCGCGGCCCAGGGCGCGCAAAACGGAGCGGATCATGTAGGTGGTGGTGGTCTTGCCGTTGGTTCCGGTCAGAGCGAACAGCTCGGGGCAGTTCACGTCGGTTCCGTAGATGAGCGCCGAGAGTTCGCCGACCACTTCCCGTACGTCCTGGACCAAAACCATCGGCAGGCCGAGCGCCGAGGCAGTGGCTTCGCCCTCCATGTCGGTGAGGATCGCCGCCGCGCCGGCTTGCATTGCAGCGGCGGCGAACTGGGCGCCGTGGAACTTTGCGCCCGGCGCTGCCACGTAAAGGTCGCCGGGCAGCACTGCTCGGGAATCCAGGCAGATGCCGGTGACCTGCCGTTGCCCGTCACCTATGATGTTCGCTCCCCGGCCGGTTTCGTGGAGGTATTCGAGCATGGCGCCCAGGGCCGTGGCTGACTTGCGGTGCGGCCGCAGAAGCTGTTCTGCGGCACGGGGGGTGAGGACTTCAGGCATTACCAAGATTTCTTTTGTTCGGATCCGATGAACACGTCGTACCCGTTGGGCTTCGAATTGCTCGGCGGAACGTTGTAGGCGTTCAATGTTTTGCTCATGACCTCGCTGAAGGCGTCACCGACACTCCAGGTTTTCCAGTCTCCCTTCGGACGGTGCATGGTGACGACCACAACGAATTGCGGGTCTTCCAGCGGTGCCACACCCGCGAAAGAGTTGGTGTAGCCATCGTATTTTCCGGAGGGACCGGCGGCCTGGGCCGTGCCGGACTTTCCGCCAACACGATAACCGGACACACCCATCTTAGTGCCGGTGCCTTCAAGGACGACCGTCTCCATCAAACGCAGCATCTCTTTACTGGTGTTTTGCGAGAAGACGCGCTTGGACTTGGACTCGGGGGTCTTCTCTACGGATCCGTCGGGGTTGATGTAGGAATCGATGAGTTTCGGTTCCACCTGAACCCCGCCGTTGGCTACGGTCTGGAAGATCTGGGCGGTGTGCAGCGCCGTCTGCGTGTAGCCCTGTCCGAACATGGTGGTGTACTGCTGGCGTCGTTCCCAGTCCTGCCACGGGGCCAGGATGCCCTTGCTGGCCCCGGAGATACCGACGTCGATGGGCTGGCCGAGGCCGAGCTTCTTCATGTAGTTGTAGCGCGTTTCATTGCTCAGCTTCTGTCCCACCATCACCGTTCCGGTGTTGTAGGAACGCGCGAAGATTCCGGCCGCGGTCATGTCGTAGGTCGGGTGCTTCAAGGAGTCGTTGATGACTTCGTTGTTCACCTTGTAGGAATTGGGGACCTTGAACGCATCCGTTCCCTTGATGACGCCCTCTTCAACGGCAGCGGCAAAGGTAGGGACCTTTCCCGTGGATCCCGGCTCAAAGGCCTGGGTGATCGAGGCGGAGGTCCGGAATTCCGCATCGGTGGCACTTGGGTCGTTGGGGTCCAACGGGTTGGAGTCGCCGATGGCGATCAGTCGGCCCGTCTTGATCTCCTGGACGACAATGGAGACCCATTCGGCGTTGAACTGCTGCTGCTTCTTCCGGGCTTCTTCCTGCGCGATGAACTGTATGTCCGTGTCAGTAGTGAGTTTGACGTCTTGTCCGTCAACCTCGGGAACCTCCGACATGCCGGCCATGGGGATGCGGACCCCGTCGGCGCCGATCTCATAGGTCTTGCTGCCGGGCGTTCCCTTGAGACGCTTCTCCTGGCTGAGTTCAAGGCCTTCGGCGCCTTCGAGCGCGGTCTGGTCCTCGGTGTTCTTGACGAATCCGAGCAACGGGCCGGCGATCACCCCGTTGGGGTACTGCCGCTCGCTGCGCAACAGCCCCGTGAGCGTGCGGATCCGCAATTCCATCGCTGCGTTGCGCACCTCGGGGGTGACGCCCTTGGCGACCACCGAGTTCGCGTTCGGCTTGGCACCGGGGGCACCCACGACCGCTGTGCGGACTACGTCCACATCCTGGCCCAGGATTACCGCCAGCTCATTGACGGCCTGCTCGACCGTGACTCTTTCGCCGCCCGAGCTGCCGTCAAGCTTTTTGCGGGCAATGGTCTTTTCCGGTTCGACCTTGCGCTGGTCGATGACCAGGTCGTACCGGTCAACGCTTGTCGCTAGGATCCTGCCCTTTGAATCCACGATCTGCCCACGCTTGGGGATCGTTTCCTGGACACGCGTGCGTTTGTCCACGGCCACCGCGGCGACCGCCGAGGCATTCAGCGACTGCACGAAAAACAGGCGACCGCCTATCAGCAGCAAGGCCACCATGGAGAAAACCAGCACAATACGCATCCGGTGATGCGTCGTTCCGGTATTTGTTGGGGATTTTGTTGACATGCTTTCCTCAGCTCATACCGAAAGGATTGGTGGTGCTTTAGCGCGGCTCAAGTGCCAAAGGCAAGTGGCTACAGGCCGGGGGTCTTCATCGTCGGGGCCGGGATGGTTCCGCCGTTGAGCTGCTGCGGAGTGAACGACGGACGACCTTGCGTGCCGGAATCCAGCGGCTGCTTCACCGTCGGGGCCGGGGCTTCTTCCGTCTGAACCGGGTTTCCCTGGGTCGGGGCTGTCGCAGATGCGGAGCCTTCAACGGCCTCCGGCTTGTTCGGCTCCGTCTTGGTTTCAGTTGCCGTCGGAACCTCGGTTTCGGGCGTGAGCGGCGTAGCCAGAACGCCAGAGATCTTCGAGTCCTTTTCGGGCTTCACGGCCGCCGTGGCTTTCCCTGTGACTTGGCCCGTATCGAGGTTGATCGCTGCCGGGGTACCCGGCTTGACCATGCCGAGCTTGGTGGCCTTCTCTGCAATCACTTGCGGGGCCTCCAGATATTGGGCCTCCTGGCGCAGCGCCTCGTTCTCCTGCGAGAGCGTGCGTTCCTGCCCCTTGAGGCCGACCATCGTGTACTGGCCGTTGGCAATGAATACGTTGAGGAGAAGCACGATCACGGCCGAAGCGAGAATCATCAAGAGCATCGTGATCAAGAGTGGTATGCGTCGCTTAGTCGAAATCGAGGGCACAACCGAAAGCGTGACGCGCCGCTTCGTCGAAGAAGATTCGGGCCTCGACGCCGGTATCGGTTCCGGGGCATAGCTGAGCGCGTTGGCACCCTGCGTCGGTGGCACGTCAAAGGTGCGGGAACGTACGCGGTGGGGTGTCCGGTTGCTCATTTACTCAGTTCCTCTTCAGGATGCGTTCCACGGCTCGCAGCTTCGCTGAAGCTGCACGTGAGTTTTCTGCGATTTCTTGGTCAGTTGGCTTCTCGGTGCCTCGCGTGAGGACCTTGAATTGCGCCTTGTGTTCTTCCAGCTCCACGGGGAAGCCCGCCGGTGCCGAAGATTTGGAGCCGGCAGCGAAATGCCGTTTGGTGATCTTGTCTTCCAGCGAGTGGTAACTCATCACCACGACGCGGCCGCCGACATGCAGCGCCCCCATTGCCGCGGGAATCGCACGTTCCAAGACGTCCAGTTCCTCGTTCACTTCGATGCGAAGTGCCTGGAACGTTCGCTTTGCCGGGTGTCCCCCGGTACGTGCCGCGGCGGCAGGAACTACTGAACGAATGGCCGCAACGAGTTCCTCGGTGCTCGTGAAGGGCTTGACCTTGCGGGCTTCGACGATGGACGAGGCAATCCGCCCGGCGAATTTCTCCTCGCCCCACGCGCGAATGATCCGCACCAGTTCGGTCTCGCTGTATTCGTTGACGACGTCCGCCGCCGTGGGGCCGCGCGACGTATCCATCCGCATGTCCAGGGGAGCGTCGTAGGAATAGGCAAATCCTCGTTCCCGTTCGTCGAGCTGCAGCGAGGAAACCCCGAGATCGAAGAGCACCCCGTCGATTCCGTCGAATCCGAGGTCTTCAACAACGTCCGCGATTTCGTCGTAAACGGCGTGTACGAGATCGGTACGGTTTGAATAGGGTTCGAGGCGTGCACCTGCGAGGGCCAGTGCCTGTTCGTCCCGGTCAAGACCGATCAGGTGCAGGTCGGGGAAACGCTGAAGCAAGGCTTCCGAGTGGCCTCCCATGCCGAGGGTGCAATCCACCACGACGGCGCGACCGCGAGCCGCAATTCCGGCTTCGATTCCGGGTGCCAGCAGCCCAACGCATCGATCAAGCAGGACAGGAACGTGTCGTTCCGAGGCGGGTCGCTCTGCGGCTCCGTCAGGATTCACTGCTACCCCTTTCGCGTGGGCATTGTTGCTCGGGTACTGGCTGAGATCAGAGCCCCCTCCGACCCATACCTGTCCCGCCTGGCTTCGGGGAAGTGAAGCCAGGATGGACGTCGACTGGGCGGCTGGAGATCTCATCCAAACCAATTGCAGATTTCCAATCACCGAGGTGCTTAGAAACCGGGTAAGGCTTCGTCATCTGTCTCAGAGAACGCGTTCTCCTGCTCCTCAAGGTAGGAGTTCCATGAGGTTGAATCCCAGATCTCGACACGGTTGCCCGCGCCAATCACTGTGACCTCACGGTCCAATCCCGCATAGGAGCGAAGCATTGCCGGAATGGTAACCCGGCCCTGCTTATCCGGTAATTCGTCAGAAGCACCGGAAAGAAAAACACGCGCATAGTCTCGTGCCTGACGTGAAGAAATCGGCGCCTGACTCATTTGCTCATGCTGCTTCTCAAATTCACGCTGACTAAAAACATAGATGCAACGCTCCTGCCCTCGTGTCAGAACTAGACCATTTGCTAATTCATCACGATATTTGGCTGGAAGAATCAATCTCCCCTTCTCGTCGAGGCGCGGTGTATACGTTCCTAGGAACACATAGACCGCCTCTCGGTTTGAAGGAGAATCGACTCCATTTCCCTCTATTTCGCTCCACTTTACTCCACACCCCTCCACTGTCAACGTACATTCGGCCGTTCCGACACGGCAAAATCCGAAAAAGCATTGATTTTCCGCGGAATTCCGGGCGGGGCGCGAAGTGGAGGGAAAAACCACAGTCGAGAATCCCCAAAAATGAACCGGTGACATAAAACACAAATACATATTGCAAAATCTGCGTGAATACGCGGTTTTTGGGCAGGGTGTAGTTGCGGCGGAAGGAAGCGTAGGGGGCGATAGAGCGAATGTGGAGGGAAAATTGATGCCTTGGACGGCTCGTCAAACGGACCTTGGCTGACCCTCGAAATAAAAATTATTTCGATTGGGCATACTCGGCGCGTCGGGCGCGTCGGGCGCGTCGAACGCCGTTTGCCCCCAGACAAGGTGGCCGCGCGTAGCTTCGCCAGGGTCGCAGATCGGCGGCGGGCGGAAGACGGCAGCGGGCAAAGAGCTGAGAGCTGAGAGTCAGTTAAATGCCCAAGGCTCCGCACAATGCGGAGCCTTGGCGAATTCTATTACGTTTGCGTGGGCGCCCCCGGGCAGATCCGAAGTCGGAATCTAGGAACCTTGCTCGTCGCGCTTGCGCTGTTCCCACTTGCTCTCTAGATCACTCATGAAGCCGGACTTCTGTGCGGCTTTTGCCTTCTCCGCCGATTTCGAAGCCCTGGCGCCTCCCTTACGCGAAAGTGCCAAGTAAACACCGCCGAACATCACTATGAAGCCCAATACGCCAACAAGAATCAGTTGGCTCGAGATTCCGGCGATCAATACGCCGATCCCGACGATACCGATCAACGCACCCAATGCTAGATTGCGCGTTGAATAGTTCCCCGCGCTCGACACGGTCTTCATTGTCGAGGCGAAGCGATGATCCTCATGTAGCTGCTTTTCCAGCTGCTCCAGAAGACGTTGCTCATGCTCGGAAAGTGGCATCGTCTCTTACCTTTCACTTCACGGTCACGGCTCTCGCCCTTACCTTATGGAACGAACTACATCTTGACAATGTTCCCGACCATCTCAGTCAGTAGGTTCTAAAACAAGAATAGTCCCGAAACTTGTTAATAAGGTAGTCAGGATTCGACTCATAACCCGCTCACGGCATCCATTTCACTCCTTGTGTCCCTGAGCCCTTTCGTTGTGCCCTGGCCCCAGCAATGAAGCCGGACGCAAGGCTCCAGTCGGGAATCTGGAGCGGATAAGATCCATTGCAACCTCGGCCTGACGCCAGTTGTCATCCTGCGGATCGATGCTCAATTGCATTCCGAGGCCGGCGTTGCGCAATTTTTCAACGCGGATACCCACCAGCCGAACCGCCATGGGCCTTGTGCCGAGTTTTTCGAGCAGGCCTTCGGCGGCCGCCGCGAGAACACCTGCGGCGTTGCTGGGCGATGGCAGGGTTCGGCTGCGCGAAAGGGTGGAAAAGTCCTCGTAGCGCAGTTTCAGCGCCACCGTGGTGGCTTCCTTGTCGGCTTCTCGCAGTCGTGTGGCCACCCGGTGTGCCAGGCGCAGGATCTCGCGCTTGATGATTTCACTGTCGTGGATGTCCACGGCAAACGTTTCTTCGGCTCCGATGCTTTTCTCTTCCCGCTCGGTTTCAATCTCCCGATCGTCGCGTCCCCAGGCCAGGCCATAGAGGTGCGTGCCGGTGGCACCCAGGCGCTTCTTCAGCGTGCTTTCCGGGGTGTGCGCGAGTTGGGCAACGGTGGAGATGCCCATTTCCCTAAGCACCTCGGCTGTCTTGGCCCCGACGCCCCACAATGCCTTGACCGGCAGGGTGTGCAGGTAGTCCAATGTTTGCTCGGGCCTGATCACCAGCATCCCGTCGGGCTTGGCTCGGGTCGATGCGACCTTAGCCACGAATTTGTTTGTTGCGATCCCGACGCTTGCCGGAAGCCCGAGTTCGGCGCGAAGCCGTGAGCGAATCATTTCCCCGATGGCTTCCGGCGGGCCGAGCCGGCGCATGCTGCCCGTTACATCGAGAAAGGCCTCATCGACGCTGAGCTGCTCCACCAGCGGAGTCACCTCGTAGAAGATTTCCATGATGCGCGCCGAGTAGCTGTAGTACAGGCCGTGAGTGGGTTCGATGACCGTGGCCTTCGGGGCAAGCCGGACGGCTTGGCTCATCGGCATCGCGGACTTCACGCCCTTGGCACGGCATTCATAGGACGCGGAGAGCACGACCGACCGCTCCCCCGGATGGCCGACGATAACTTCCCGGCCAACCAGCTCCGGCCGCGACAGCAGTTCAACGGAAACGAAAAAGGCGTCCATGTCCACGTGCAGTATCGCCCGAACCCGTTGCTCTCCCATGTTGCCCAGTCTAGTGAGCCGCACCGACACTGCGGGCGTTTTGCCCGCGCGTACTAGAGTTAACCCCAAACCACGTTGCGCAATCTATGGGATGGGAAACATGACTCTTTTTGCTGCGGACACCTTCGACCCCGAACAGGCCCGGGTATTTTCCGCAGGCTTCTCGGAACGCATCGAAGAACTACTCACCACGTTCCTGGCAGAACAGCACGAAGTCATCTCCCAGATCGCTCCGGCAGCGGGCGAACTCGTCACCGCCATCAGCGACCTGACCCGCGGCGGCAAGCGCCTTCGTCCGCTCTTTGCCTTCTGGGGCTTCGTCGGGGCCGGCGGAGACCCGAACGAGGACTCCATCGTGCAGGCCGGCGCGGCCCTCGAGCTCTTCCAGGCCGCAGCCCTCATCCACGATGACCTGATCGACCGCTCGGATACCCGCCGAGGACAGCCAAGCATGCACCGCCGTTTCGAATCCCTGCACAGGGCCTCGGGGTGGCACCGCGACGCCCCGCGTTTCGGCGAGGCCGCTTCGATTCTCGCCGGGGACCTGTGCCTCTCTTTAAGCGAACAGCTCTTTGCAACCATCGAGCCGTCGGTTCCGCAGGCACGGTCGATCTTTGACCGGATGCGAGCCCAGGTCATGGCCGGGCAGTACCTTGATGTGCTCGAGGAATCCGCCGGCCCCGCCTACGGCCCGTCGGACGCCGTCAAGCGCGCCCGAACCATCGTGCGTTTCAAGTCGGCCAAGTATTCGACGGAAAACCCGACGCTGCTCGGCGGGGCCCTGGCCGGTGCAAGCGATGAACTCCTGGAACAGTATTCCCGCTTTGCCCTCCCCCTGGGCGAGGCCTTCCAGTTGCGTGATGACGTCCTGGGTGTCTTCGGCGATCCCGCCGTGACAGGCAAGCCCGCGGGTGATGACCTACGCGAGGGAAAGCGCACCGAAATCATTGCGCATGCCTTAACCTTGGCGTCGGACGAGGACCAGGCATTCATCCAGGGCCGGCTCGGTGCCGAGGACCTCTCCGACGAAGAGGTGAACCGGATGCGGGACCTGCTGGAATCCTGCGGCGCGCTGGCGGCAACCGAGGAATCCATCGCCCGACTTTCAGAGCAAGGATTTGCTGCACTGGAGGAACTCGAGGTTTCGCCGATGGCCAGGCATGCCCTGCGCACCCTGGGGCTGGCGGCGATCCGCCGCACGTCCTAGGGTCCGCCCGCAGTCTGTCAAAGTGCCGGAGGGCTCCGGCACTTCGTACATTAAAACAAAGAGGGAGTGTTCCCGCCGAAACCGGCGCGAACACTCCCTGATGTTTATCCTGGCCCCGATGCCGTGGATTCACGTTTCCCGGGTCGAATACCTGCTACCAGCTCAGCGACTGGGCGCGGCGGCGGATTTCGGTCTTGCGACCTGCACGCAACGCCTCCATGGGCGTGCCTGGCAGCGAATCGTCGGCGGTGAAGAGCCACACCAGCAGCTCTTCATCCTCGTAGCCCGAATCCTTGAGAACCGAAATGGTTCCCTTCAGGCTGTCCACGAGCTGTCCGTCGAGGACGAAGTCAGCGGGCACCGAACGGATGTTGCGCGCGCCCACGCGGACACAAATAATCGCGCGTTCGTCGATGAGGCTGTGGACCTTCTTGATGGAAATATCCAGCGCTTCGGCTAGGTCGGGCAGGGGCAGCCACTCGGCTACGAGATTCTCAATATTGCTCACCAATCCAGCGTGCCACATCCCACGGCATATCTGGACCCATATTGAAGTTTTTTGCATGGGATCTTTCACAAATTTCAGCTTGTGGTGTAAATTCACAGGAGTCACACTCGCAACTTGAGTCACATGATTCACAAGGCCTTTCCTGTGAATTCACTTGCGACCGAACGATTCGCCCTTGCCCTGACCCAAAGGATCGCTTCATGTCCATCGCACAGAACCGTCATGTCCGAGCAATCGGCGGCGCAGTCGCCACCGCGGCAATTCCTGCCGTGGTTCTTGGCACTCTCGCCACCCCGGCCGCCGCTGCACCACTGCCAGCCCGTGATGCACTTCAACCCAGGGTCGCCACCCCCGCATTGGTCAAGGCCGCCGAGGCCCGAATCAGTGCGCACCTGGTGGC
It contains:
- a CDS encoding UDP-N-acetylmuramoyl-tripeptide--D-alanyl-D-alanine ligase, whose amino-acid sequence is MIDLLSAEIAEITGGRLTSTASADHQVRGVTTDSRECNEGWLFVAKPGEASDGHHFVQAAMDRGALLALAERETTAPDGSVHPAVIVPDAVIAMGQIAAAIVARLKERNGLRVVGITGSAGKTTTKDLLAELLATAGPTVAPVGSYNGEVGVPLTVFRATEDTRFLVVEMGATGVGHINYLTDLVHPEVGVVLGVGSAHAGEFGGVENIAIAKGEMVESLPADGLAVLNLDDPLVAAMALRTIAPVLNFGVQRNADATAVGVWARDAEVDANGHPVFTLVLRDGSQFPVRSGLIGRHHITNILAAAAVAEYLGVEGAQIAATLQGLGPASRWRMERTERADGVSIINDAYNANPDSMRAALVTLAELGLPNESGVARRTWAVLGEMLELGSDSIHEHDLLGRAAVRMNIKKLLVVGRGAKAAYNSAVLEGSWGDEAYFAEDADAAAEILNDNLLPGDIVLFKSSNGSGLRHLGDQIAETNNGVRTAKEGSAQ
- a CDS encoding UDP-N-acetylmuramoyl-L-alanyl-D-glutamate--2,6-diaminopimelate ligase, giving the protein MPEVLTPRAAEQLLRPHRKSATALGAMLEYLHETGRGANIIGDGQRQVTGICLDSRAVLPGDLYVAAPGAKFHGAQFAAAAMQAGAAAILTDMEGEATASALGLPMVLVQDVREVVGELSALIYGTDVNCPELFALTGTNGKTTTTYMIRSVLRALGRETGLVGTIEIAAGDTPIPSILTTPEAPQLHGLMARMGEMGVNAAAMEVSSHSLSYKRVDGLRFAVAGFTNLTQDHLDLHGSMEDYFETKAALFDLERSDRAVITIDDRWGVAMAEQATAAVWTLASDAANVDADWVITNIAPLGLGHSFELHGPKSQVLRLNTGLPGDFNVSNAALAVLMVLASDVPLAELQAALDASNPLTVEVPGRMQVIAERPAAIVDFAHNADALARALGSVRSPVPGSRVIVVFGATGERDATKRPIMGAVAATHADVVIVTDDDPHGEEAAPIRAAILAGARGEIAAKGLSSQALEVYPRAEAIAAAVAMATEDDTILVAGRGHEVFQEVMGINLELDDREELRRALLLNGFRPLGQGADSFDSKDEG
- a CDS encoding peptidoglycan D,D-transpeptidase FtsI family protein; translated protein: MRIVLVFSMVALLLIGGRLFFVQSLNASAVAAVAVDKRTRVQETIPKRGQIVDSKGRILATSVDRYDLVIDQRKVEPEKTIARKKLDGSSGGERVTVEQAVNELAVILGQDVDVVRTAVVGAPGAKPNANSVVAKGVTPEVRNAAMELRIRTLTGLLRSERQYPNGVIAGPLLGFVKNTEDQTALEGAEGLELSQEKRLKGTPGSKTYEIGADGVRIPMAGMSEVPEVDGQDVKLTTDTDIQFIAQEEARKKQQQFNAEWVSIVVQEIKTGRLIAIGDSNPLDPNDPSATDAEFRTSASITQAFEPGSTGKVPTFAAAVEEGVIKGTDAFKVPNSYKVNNEVINDSLKHPTYDMTAAGIFARSYNTGTVMVGQKLSNETRYNYMKKLGLGQPIDVGISGASKGILAPWQDWERRQQYTTMFGQGYTQTALHTAQIFQTVANGGVQVEPKLIDSYINPDGSVEKTPESKSKRVFSQNTSKEMLRLMETVVLEGTGTKMGVSGYRVGGKSGTAQAAGPSGKYDGYTNSFAGVAPLEDPQFVVVVTMHRPKGDWKTWSVGDAFSEVMSKTLNAYNVPPSNSKPNGYDVFIGSEQKKSW
- the rsmH gene encoding 16S rRNA (cytosine(1402)-N(4))-methyltransferase RsmH; translated protein: MNPDGAAERPASERHVPVLLDRCVGLLAPGIEAGIAARGRAVVVDCTLGMGGHSEALLQRFPDLHLIGLDRDEQALALAGARLEPYSNRTDLVHAVYDEIADVVEDLGFDGIDGVLFDLGVSSLQLDERERGFAYSYDAPLDMRMDTSRGPTAADVVNEYSETELVRIIRAWGEEKFAGRIASSIVEARKVKPFTSTEELVAAIRSVVPAAAARTGGHPAKRTFQALRIEVNEELDVLERAIPAAMGALHVGGRVVVMSYHSLEDKITKRHFAAGSKSSAPAGFPVELEEHKAQFKVLTRGTEKPTDQEIAENSRAASAKLRAVERILKRN
- the mraZ gene encoding division/cell wall cluster transcriptional repressor MraZ, with amino-acid sequence MFLGTYTPRLDEKGRLILPAKYRDELANGLVLTRGQERCIYVFSQREFEKQHEQMSQAPISSRQARDYARVFLSGASDELPDKQGRVTIPAMLRSYAGLDREVTVIGAGNRVEIWDSTSWNSYLEEQENAFSETDDEALPGF
- a CDS encoding DUF3040 domain-containing protein, which codes for MPLSEHEQRLLEQLEKQLHEDHRFASTMKTVSSAGNYSTRNLALGALIGIVGIGVLIAGISSQLILVGVLGFIVMFGGVYLALSRKGGARASKSAEKAKAAQKSGFMSDLESKWEQRKRDEQGS
- the dinB gene encoding DNA polymerase IV, with the translated sequence MGEQRVRAILHVDMDAFFVSVELLSRPELVGREVIVGHPGERSVVLSASYECRAKGVKSAMPMSQAVRLAPKATVIEPTHGLYYSYSARIMEIFYEVTPLVEQLSVDEAFLDVTGSMRRLGPPEAIGEMIRSRLRAELGLPASVGIATNKFVAKVASTRAKPDGMLVIRPEQTLDYLHTLPVKALWGVGAKTAEVLREMGISTVAQLAHTPESTLKKRLGATGTHLYGLAWGRDDREIETEREEKSIGAEETFAVDIHDSEIIKREILRLAHRVATRLREADKEATTVALKLRYEDFSTLSRSRTLPSPSNAAGVLAAAAEGLLEKLGTRPMAVRLVGIRVEKLRNAGLGMQLSIDPQDDNWRQAEVAMDLIRSRFPTGALRPASLLGPGHNERAQGHKE
- a CDS encoding polyprenyl synthetase family protein, whose amino-acid sequence is MTLFAADTFDPEQARVFSAGFSERIEELLTTFLAEQHEVISQIAPAAGELVTAISDLTRGGKRLRPLFAFWGFVGAGGDPNEDSIVQAGAALELFQAAALIHDDLIDRSDTRRGQPSMHRRFESLHRASGWHRDAPRFGEAASILAGDLCLSLSEQLFATIEPSVPQARSIFDRMRAQVMAGQYLDVLEESAGPAYGPSDAVKRARTIVRFKSAKYSTENPTLLGGALAGASDELLEQYSRFALPLGEAFQLRDDVLGVFGDPAVTGKPAGDDLREGKRTEIIAHALTLASDEDQAFIQGRLGAEDLSDEEVNRMRDLLESCGALAATEESIARLSEQGFAALEELEVSPMARHALRTLGLAAIRRTS
- a CDS encoding Rv2175c family DNA-binding protein; protein product: MSNIENLVAEWLPLPDLAEALDISIKKVHSLIDERAIICVRVGARNIRSVPADFVLDGQLVDSLKGTISVLKDSGYEDEELLVWLFTADDSLPGTPMEALRAGRKTEIRRRAQSLSW